From Streptomyces sp. NBC_01460, a single genomic window includes:
- a CDS encoding ABC transporter ATP-binding protein produces MADTLDTRVPTVVVDDVHITYTVNGARTGKGSATSALNRIVSRGQPRGARQVQAVKGVSFAAYKGEAIGLIGSNGSGKSTLLKAIAGLLPPSQGRVHTQGQPSLLGVNAALMSDLTGERNVVLGGLAMGMTREQIRERYQDIVDFSGINEKGDFITLPMRTYSSGMGARLRFSIAAAKSHDVLLIDEALSTGDAKFQRRSKDRIKELREEAGTVFLVSHSNRSITETCDRAIWLEAGTLRMDGPAKEVVAAYEEFTGPVKPGKAGKPKK; encoded by the coding sequence GTGGCTGACACCCTCGACACCCGTGTCCCCACCGTCGTCGTCGACGACGTCCACATCACCTACACGGTCAACGGCGCCCGCACCGGAAAGGGCAGCGCCACCTCCGCCCTGAACCGGATCGTCTCCCGCGGGCAGCCGCGGGGCGCACGCCAGGTGCAAGCGGTGAAGGGCGTCAGTTTCGCCGCGTACAAGGGCGAGGCCATCGGCCTGATCGGCTCCAACGGCTCCGGCAAGTCCACGCTCCTCAAGGCGATCGCGGGACTGCTCCCCCCGTCGCAGGGACGGGTCCACACCCAGGGCCAGCCCTCGCTGCTCGGTGTGAACGCCGCCCTGATGAGCGACCTGACCGGGGAACGGAACGTCGTGCTCGGCGGTCTGGCCATGGGCATGACCCGAGAACAGATCCGCGAGCGCTACCAGGACATCGTCGACTTCTCCGGCATCAACGAGAAGGGAGACTTCATCACCCTGCCCATGCGGACCTACTCCTCGGGCATGGGCGCCAGGCTGCGCTTCTCCATCGCGGCCGCCAAGAGCCACGACGTGCTGCTGATCGACGAGGCGCTCTCCACCGGCGACGCGAAGTTCCAGCGGCGGAGCAAGGACCGGATCAAGGAACTCCGCGAGGAGGCCGGCACGGTGTTCCTCGTCAGCCACAGCAACAGGTCGATCACCGAGACCTGCGACCGGGCGATCTGGCTCGAGGCGGGCACCCTGCGGATGGACGGCCCGGCCAAGGAGGTCGTGGCCGCCTACGAGGAGTTCACCGGGCCCGTGAAGCCGGGGAAGGCCGGGAAGCCCAAGAAGTGA
- a CDS encoding TetR/AcrR family transcriptional regulator, which produces MTTERRTGRRTPAGAAVLREDVTDAIRGAVFEELAAVGFARMSIEGIARRAGVGKTAVYRRWKSKLHLVLDLVAAVAAQGMPAPATGSLHGDVRAVLELAAYALRHPVASQVIPDLLVEAARNPEISDAIKAALLDPQKGVAAVVVRAAVARGELPEGSDPDRALDLIVGPLYWRLVVVRGDLPKGYLDDLAVSAVRALKG; this is translated from the coding sequence ATGACCACCGAACGGCGAACCGGGCGCCGCACCCCGGCAGGTGCCGCGGTGCTGCGGGAGGACGTGACCGACGCGATCCGCGGCGCCGTCTTCGAGGAGCTGGCCGCCGTGGGGTTCGCGCGGATGTCGATCGAGGGCATCGCCCGGCGCGCGGGCGTGGGCAAGACCGCCGTCTACCGCCGCTGGAAGTCCAAGCTGCACCTCGTCCTGGACCTCGTCGCGGCCGTGGCCGCGCAGGGCATGCCGGCGCCGGCGACCGGTTCGCTCCACGGAGACGTGCGCGCCGTGCTGGAACTGGCCGCGTACGCCCTGCGTCACCCGGTGGCCTCGCAGGTGATCCCGGACCTGCTGGTCGAGGCGGCCCGCAACCCGGAGATCTCCGACGCCATCAAGGCCGCGCTGCTCGACCCGCAGAAGGGCGTGGCCGCCGTGGTCGTCCGGGCCGCGGTGGCGCGCGGCGAGCTCCCGGAGGGCAGTGATCCCGACCGGGCCCTGGATCTCATCGTCGGACCGCTGTACTGGCGCCTCGTCGTGGTCCGCGGCGATCTGCCGAAGGGGTATCTGGACGACCTCGCGGTGTCCGCGGTACGGGCGCTCAAGGGCTGA
- a CDS encoding CDP-glycerol glycerophosphotransferase family protein, translating into MKPLLSVVVPVHNVEDYLEECLTSLAGQSLRDIEFVLVDDGSTDGSRRVAEEFAARDDRFRCVHQPNAGLSAARNTGVAHTTAGVPYLAFADSDDIVVPDAYERMLASLEATGSDLATGNVWRLTAQGRQQAWQYRWLTSDRLRTHITRDARLLADRVAWNKVFRRSFWDRHAFTFPVGRLYEDTPVMIPAHHLAGSVDVLHEHVYLWRVREGSITRRRTDVRGVRDRIAACEQVSAFLGSRDAAQRLRYDTSCLRDDFVYFLEGLPMGGPAYRSAFMEDAGAFLDRAGDAALAGLPAEARIRWRLVRERRADELLAVLQFERANGTGTFTVAGLPGRRRAAHPGLVSGGGVPARLGRGDLPAVARLVESSWGEDGRLRLRGYAYIRNIPAESARHSLKVALVREAGGRRLRAVPVRTVRTDRATADSGQELHRYDYAGFEMTLDPERLGAGTWLVGVVVAGHGVVRRAALRAVGAAAAQPMVHDLGGGRRAVLAYRDGRLELTVTRLPAVASGHDGRPGALELTGRLHGGARPTALVLTREEAAAHTCPVRCGDGDAFSARIPLAALAAEPAPVSGAAGGPGPDDGGRWRAFLLTDGVRVPLAAAPGLAPPAFADASGNLVVEVAREPFVDHAGPAPDGGLCIEGTGAGALVLRHGALGGTVSVPVERREGRFSAVLAAPPGEGDWEVLLDGRPVRVGAALAAVLPMGAAGARFRLDRRHGDRLTVHGAPPLGEAERSAYRQGRLRSAHYPAQRTLPLRDAVLYVGEGSPRAVHAELVRRGTDAEHLWVTDGSAGDAARVPATAVPVVAHSTAWYEALARARRIVAAGQLPAWFERRPDQTVVQTWHGPPLGRFGLDLTDSLYADHQDLATLAHRSAQWSVLVSPSAYATPHLRRALAFGGEVLEAGSPADDLLCSPGRDKAAERVRRTLGIPAGHRVVLYAPTYRDHLAHPPAGGCAPQYRWDPALDLSALARSLDGRTTVLVRRHPRVTGSVPADPALRDVSAHPDASELLLIADVLVTDYSGLVFGFAHTGRPMLFHTYDLEHYRDTVRGFCLDFETRAPGPLLVTTQEVAQALRATPASADLHADAYESFRQDHCGPADGGAARRVADRLLGVDRPLGGGSGSPHPVSP; encoded by the coding sequence ATGAAGCCACTCCTCAGCGTCGTCGTCCCGGTGCACAACGTCGAGGACTACCTGGAGGAGTGCCTCACCTCGCTGGCCGGACAGTCCCTGAGGGACATCGAGTTCGTGCTCGTCGACGACGGTTCGACGGACGGGAGCCGCCGCGTCGCCGAGGAGTTCGCCGCCCGCGACGACCGCTTCCGCTGCGTCCACCAGCCCAACGCGGGGCTGAGCGCCGCCCGCAACACGGGGGTCGCTCACACCACGGCCGGTGTTCCGTACCTCGCGTTCGCCGACAGCGACGACATCGTCGTCCCCGACGCGTACGAACGGATGCTGGCGTCCCTGGAGGCGACCGGATCGGACCTGGCGACCGGCAACGTGTGGCGGCTCACCGCGCAGGGGAGGCAGCAGGCCTGGCAGTACCGCTGGCTCACCTCCGACCGCCTCCGTACGCACATCACCCGCGATGCCCGGCTGCTGGCCGACCGCGTCGCGTGGAACAAGGTGTTCCGGCGCTCCTTCTGGGACCGGCACGCCTTCACCTTCCCGGTCGGCAGGCTCTACGAGGACACCCCGGTGATGATCCCGGCGCACCACCTCGCCGGGTCGGTGGACGTGCTGCACGAGCACGTCTACCTCTGGCGGGTGCGGGAGGGATCGATCACCCGGCGGCGCACGGACGTACGGGGCGTGCGGGACCGGATCGCGGCCTGCGAACAGGTCAGCGCGTTCCTGGGGTCCCGTGACGCCGCACAGCGGCTGCGCTACGACACCTCGTGCCTGCGCGACGACTTCGTCTACTTCCTGGAGGGGCTGCCGATGGGCGGTCCGGCCTACCGCTCGGCGTTCATGGAGGACGCGGGCGCCTTCCTCGACCGGGCGGGCGACGCGGCCCTGGCGGGGCTCCCGGCCGAGGCGCGCATCCGCTGGCGGCTGGTGCGGGAGCGCAGGGCCGACGAGCTGCTGGCCGTCCTGCAGTTCGAACGGGCCAACGGGACCGGCACGTTCACCGTGGCGGGCCTTCCGGGGCGGCGGCGCGCGGCGCACCCGGGGCTCGTGAGCGGCGGCGGTGTCCCCGCGCGCCTCGGCAGGGGCGATCTGCCCGCCGTGGCCCGCCTGGTGGAGTCGTCGTGGGGCGAGGACGGCAGGCTGCGGCTGCGCGGGTACGCGTACATCCGCAACATCCCGGCCGAGTCCGCCCGGCACTCGCTGAAGGTGGCCCTCGTGCGGGAGGCGGGAGGCAGGCGGCTGCGGGCCGTGCCGGTGCGTACGGTCCGGACGGACCGGGCCACCGCCGACTCGGGCCAGGAGCTGCACCGTTACGACTACGCGGGCTTCGAGATGACCCTCGACCCGGAGCGGCTGGGGGCGGGCACCTGGCTGGTCGGCGTGGTGGTGGCCGGGCACGGCGTCGTCCGGCGGGCCGCGCTGCGCGCCGTGGGGGCGGCGGCGGCGCAGCCGATGGTCCACGACCTGGGCGGGGGCCGCCGCGCGGTGCTCGCCTACCGGGACGGCCGGCTGGAACTGACCGTGACCCGGCTGCCCGCGGTGGCCTCGGGCCACGACGGCCGCCCGGGCGCACTGGAGCTGACGGGCCGGCTGCACGGGGGCGCCCGGCCCACCGCGCTCGTCCTGACCCGTGAGGAGGCCGCCGCGCACACGTGCCCGGTGAGGTGCGGTGACGGGGACGCCTTCAGCGCCCGGATCCCGCTCGCGGCCCTCGCCGCCGAGCCCGCCCCGGTGTCCGGCGCGGCCGGAGGGCCCGGCCCGGACGATGGAGGCCGGTGGCGGGCCTTCCTCCTCACCGACGGCGTCCGCGTCCCGCTCGCCGCGGCCCCCGGCCTGGCGCCGCCCGCCTTCGCGGACGCGTCGGGGAACCTGGTGGTGGAGGTGGCCCGCGAACCGTTCGTGGACCACGCCGGGCCCGCGCCGGACGGCGGGCTGTGCATCGAGGGGACCGGGGCCGGGGCGCTCGTCCTGCGGCACGGTGCACTCGGAGGGACGGTGTCCGTCCCCGTGGAGCGGCGGGAGGGCCGCTTCTCGGCCGTCCTCGCGGCGCCTCCGGGTGAGGGCGACTGGGAGGTGCTGCTGGACGGCCGGCCCGTGCGGGTGGGGGCGGCGCTCGCCGCCGTCCTGCCGATGGGTGCCGCCGGCGCACGCTTCCGCCTCGACCGCCGTCACGGCGACCGGCTGACCGTGCACGGCGCGCCTCCGCTCGGCGAGGCGGAGCGGAGCGCGTACCGCCAGGGCCGCCTGCGGTCGGCGCACTACCCGGCGCAGCGCACGCTGCCGCTGCGGGACGCCGTGCTCTACGTCGGCGAGGGCTCCCCGCGCGCCGTGCACGCCGAGCTCGTGCGCCGGGGCACCGACGCCGAGCACCTCTGGGTGACCGACGGGTCCGCCGGCGACGCCGCCCGCGTCCCGGCCACCGCCGTCCCCGTCGTGGCCCACAGCACCGCCTGGTACGAGGCGCTGGCGCGGGCCCGCCGGATCGTCGCGGCCGGCCAGCTGCCCGCATGGTTCGAGCGCCGGCCGGACCAGACGGTCGTCCAGACCTGGCACGGTCCGCCGCTCGGCCGGTTCGGCCTGGACCTCACGGACAGTCTGTACGCCGACCACCAGGACCTCGCCACGCTGGCGCACCGCTCCGCCCAGTGGTCGGTCCTGGTCTCCCCCAGCGCCTACGCCACCCCGCACCTCCGCCGTGCCCTGGCCTTCGGCGGGGAGGTGCTGGAGGCGGGGTCCCCGGCCGACGACCTTCTCTGCTCACCGGGCCGGGACAAGGCGGCCGAGCGGGTGCGCCGCACGCTGGGCATCCCGGCCGGCCACCGGGTGGTGCTGTACGCGCCGACGTACCGCGACCATCTCGCGCACCCGCCGGCCGGCGGGTGCGCCCCGCAGTACCGCTGGGACCCGGCGCTCGACCTGTCCGCGCTGGCACGGTCGCTGGACGGCCGCACCACCGTGCTGGTCCGCAGGCATCCGCGGGTGACGGGCAGCGTGCCGGCGGACCCGGCCCTGCGTGACGTCTCCGCGCACCCGGACGCCTCCGAGCTCCTGCTGATCGCGGACGTGCTGGTCACCGACTACTCGGGGCTGGTGTTCGGGTTCGCGCACACCGGCCGCCCGATGCTCTTCCACACCTACGACCTGGAGCACTACCGGGACACCGTGCGGGGCTTCTGTCTGGACTTCGAGACGCGGGCCCCCGGGCCGCTCCTCGTCACCACCCAGGAGGTGGCCCAGGCGCTGCGGGCCACGCCGGCCTCGGCGGACCTCCACGCCGACGCGTACGAGAGCTTCCGGCAGGACCACTGCGGCCCCGCCGACGGCGGCGCGGCCCGCCGCGTCGCCGACCGGCTGCTCGGCGTGGACCGGCCGCTCGGCGGGGGCTCGGGATCCCCGCACCCGGTCAGCCCTTGA
- a CDS encoding bifunctional glycosyltransferase/CDP-glycerol:glycerophosphate glycerophosphotransferase produces the protein MLLSVVVPAHRVQGYLRAALESVTGQTPGEDGPEIELIVVGAPGGGPDLAIAREVAGQDPRVRVLVPDGPDGPDGPRSPGGPRDTGGPFDPGPFDADAAPFDAGAARDAGAAAARGAYLLFLDGDDLLLPGAVAEISARLARDRPDVLCLGHDTVDWWGAVRPGDALPAARNQLFRRAFWETHGLRFTEGPYGDVVPVHRAVLLASDAGTLASLDRICVRHRLRRTGTSSTTPGRAHFAVIAAYARLTAGTGDDPRLTAARTAHLTAVLGDPGRIAPQDRAAFFRAAGLPGRYAAHRAREAVRAGRTRARAAARAGRKSLRARVMAAVYRADLRRPLDPRLAVYGAYWNRGVACNPAAVYAKARELVPHIRGVWVVSSRHRDRMPPGVPYVIEGSRAYWRTMATATYLVNNSSFPGGFTKRPGQIYLQTHHGTPLKTMGLDQLPYPALTNGVSFERIVAHTDQWDFSLSANPHSTETWDRVYPSSYEQLAYGYPRNDVLCTATPELSDRIRAGLGIAPGSTVLLYAPTHRDYRKGFVPRLDPERLTRDLGPGCVLLVRAHYFYGRTAGTAPGARVVDVTGHPSVEELCLAADALITDYSSLMFDYACLDRPIITYAPDWDAYRAARGTYIDLLSGRPGDTPGAVATTEDELREVLRSGAWKSPEADALRAAFRSRFCPYDDGRAAERVVRRVFPVPSD, from the coding sequence ATGCTCCTCAGTGTCGTCGTGCCCGCCCACCGCGTTCAGGGGTACCTGAGGGCCGCCCTGGAGTCCGTGACCGGGCAGACGCCGGGGGAGGACGGGCCGGAGATCGAGCTGATCGTCGTCGGTGCGCCCGGCGGCGGACCCGACCTCGCCATCGCCCGGGAGGTAGCCGGGCAGGACCCCCGGGTGCGTGTGCTGGTCCCGGACGGCCCGGACGGCCCGGACGGCCCCCGGAGCCCAGGCGGCCCCAGGGACACCGGCGGCCCCTTCGACCCCGGCCCCTTCGACGCCGACGCCGCCCCCTTCGACGCCGGCGCCGCCCGCGACGCCGGTGCGGCGGCCGCCCGGGGGGCGTATCTGCTCTTCCTCGACGGGGACGACCTGCTCCTCCCCGGAGCCGTGGCGGAGATCTCCGCACGGCTGGCGCGGGACCGCCCCGACGTGCTGTGCCTCGGGCACGACACCGTCGACTGGTGGGGGGCGGTGCGGCCCGGTGACGCCCTCCCGGCCGCCCGCAACCAGCTCTTCCGGCGCGCCTTCTGGGAGACGCACGGGCTCCGCTTCACCGAGGGCCCGTACGGCGACGTCGTGCCCGTCCACCGCGCCGTCCTCCTCGCCTCGGACGCGGGCACCCTCGCCTCCCTCGACCGGATCTGCGTACGCCACCGCCTGCGCCGCACCGGCACGTCCTCGACGACGCCGGGCCGCGCGCACTTCGCGGTCATCGCCGCCTACGCGCGCCTGACCGCCGGGACCGGCGACGATCCGCGGCTCACGGCCGCCCGCACCGCCCATCTGACGGCCGTGCTCGGCGACCCGGGCCGGATCGCCCCGCAGGACCGTGCCGCCTTCTTCCGGGCGGCGGGGCTCCCCGGCCGGTACGCGGCACACCGTGCCCGGGAAGCGGTCCGCGCCGGGCGCACCCGGGCACGGGCCGCCGCGCGCGCGGGCAGGAAGTCGCTGCGCGCCCGCGTGATGGCGGCCGTCTACCGCGCCGACCTGCGCCGTCCGCTGGACCCCCGCCTCGCCGTCTACGGGGCGTACTGGAACAGGGGGGTCGCCTGCAATCCGGCCGCGGTCTACGCCAAGGCGCGCGAACTGGTCCCGCACATCCGGGGCGTCTGGGTCGTCTCCTCCCGCCACCGCGACCGGATGCCGCCCGGCGTGCCGTACGTCATCGAGGGCTCCCGGGCGTACTGGCGGACCATGGCCACCGCGACGTACCTCGTCAACAACTCCAGCTTCCCCGGGGGCTTCACCAAGCGGCCCGGCCAGATCTATCTCCAGACCCATCACGGGACCCCGCTGAAGACGATGGGCCTGGACCAGCTCCCCTACCCTGCCCTCACCAACGGCGTCAGCTTCGAACGGATCGTCGCCCACACCGACCAGTGGGACTTCAGCCTCTCCGCCAACCCGCACAGCACCGAGACCTGGGACCGGGTCTACCCCTCCTCGTACGAGCAGCTGGCCTACGGCTATCCGCGCAACGACGTGCTGTGCACGGCGACTCCGGAGCTGTCCGACAGGATCCGGGCGGGCCTCGGCATCGCGCCCGGATCGACCGTGCTGCTGTACGCGCCGACCCACCGCGACTACCGCAAGGGCTTCGTCCCCCGTCTCGACCCGGAGCGGCTCACCCGTGATCTCGGGCCCGGCTGTGTGCTGCTGGTGCGCGCCCACTACTTCTACGGGCGGACGGCCGGGACGGCCCCGGGGGCCCGGGTCGTCGACGTCACCGGGCACCCGAGCGTCGAGGAGCTCTGTCTGGCCGCCGACGCGCTGATCACCGACTACTCGTCCCTGATGTTCGACTACGCCTGCCTGGACCGGCCGATCATCACCTACGCGCCCGACTGGGACGCCTACCGCGCCGCCCGCGGCACCTACATCGACCTGCTGTCGGGCCGCCCCGGCGACACCCCGGGGGCCGTCGCCACCACCGAGGACGAGCTCCGCGAGGTGCTGCGGAGCGGGGCCTGGAAGTCACCGGAGGCCGACGCGCTGCGCGCCGCCTTCCGCAGCCGCTTCTGCCCCTACGACGACGGGCGAGCGGCGGAGCGCGTCGTGCGCCGGGTCTTCCCGGTGCCCTCGGACTGA
- a CDS encoding methyltransferase domain-containing protein encodes MHRSAYEQMRLCVEEYLPKDRRHRVVDLGSRISGKQTRTHRGLLAGHDIDYFGVDVLDGPNVDAVMTRPYRIPAKSRSADVVLSGQAFEHIPFFWVSMMEIARVLRPGGHAFITAPSRGHAHDAQDCWRYYPDGFRAMAAHSRLELREAYTDFPPARGIWHDYSSIDAAAAYWGDSVGVFRRPQPHRRPVTRLKNTLADLVVRETAVWWANRAGGVDRVPLPRPLDGRERCGRPDSRTAPSTTG; translated from the coding sequence ATGCACCGGTCCGCCTACGAGCAGATGCGGCTCTGCGTCGAGGAGTATCTGCCCAAGGACCGCAGGCACCGCGTCGTGGACCTCGGATCACGGATCTCCGGCAAGCAGACCCGCACCCACCGCGGCCTCCTGGCCGGCCACGACATCGACTACTTCGGGGTCGACGTCCTCGACGGCCCCAACGTCGACGCGGTCATGACCCGGCCCTACCGGATCCCCGCGAAGTCACGCAGCGCGGACGTGGTGCTGTCCGGCCAGGCCTTCGAGCACATCCCGTTCTTCTGGGTGTCGATGATGGAGATCGCCCGGGTGCTCAGGCCCGGTGGCCACGCCTTCATCACCGCGCCCTCGCGCGGCCACGCCCACGACGCGCAGGACTGCTGGCGCTACTACCCGGACGGGTTCCGGGCGATGGCGGCCCACTCCCGCCTCGAACTCCGCGAGGCGTACACGGACTTCCCGCCGGCCAGGGGCATCTGGCACGACTACTCCTCCATCGATGCCGCGGCCGCCTACTGGGGCGACTCGGTGGGCGTCTTCCGCAGGCCGCAGCCCCACCGGCGGCCGGTCACCCGGCTGAAGAACACCCTCGCCGACCTGGTGGTGCGGGAGACGGCGGTGTGGTGGGCGAACCGGGCCGGCGGGGTGGACCGGGTGCCCCTGCCGCGCCCGCTGGACGGCAGGGAGCGGTGCGGGCGCCCGGACAGCCGGACGGCCCCATCAACGACAGGTTGA
- a CDS encoding ABC transporter permease: MVSQTAAPPAPVDTAPPTHLPVYAPGELAALAMRHGLTVSGARPGLGEYVRQLWGRRHFITAFATAKLTAQYSQAKLGQIWQIMTPLLNATVYYFIFGILMNTKHGVPDYVPFLVTGVFIWTFTASSITAGTRAISGNTGLVRALHFPRASLPIALAIQQLQQLMFSLGALFLILLMFGQYPQPSWLLAIPALTLQALFNTGLSMVMARLAAKTPDIAQLTPFLLRTWMYASGVMWSLDTLLTADRVPRLVLLALECNPAAVYIDLMRYALIDSFSGTQLPPHVWAIAVGWALFCGIGGFVYFWKAEERYGRG, translated from the coding sequence GTGGTGAGCCAGACAGCAGCCCCGCCGGCCCCGGTGGACACCGCACCCCCCACCCATCTCCCCGTGTACGCGCCCGGTGAGCTGGCCGCGCTCGCCATGCGGCACGGGCTGACCGTCAGCGGGGCCCGGCCGGGGCTCGGTGAGTACGTCCGGCAGCTCTGGGGGCGCAGGCACTTCATCACCGCCTTCGCCACAGCCAAGCTGACCGCCCAGTACAGCCAGGCGAAGCTCGGCCAGATCTGGCAGATCATGACCCCGTTGCTCAACGCGACGGTCTACTACTTCATCTTCGGCATCCTGATGAACACCAAGCACGGGGTCCCCGACTACGTGCCCTTCCTCGTCACCGGGGTCTTCATCTGGACCTTCACGGCCAGCTCGATCACGGCCGGCACCCGGGCCATCAGCGGCAACACCGGACTCGTCAGGGCCCTCCACTTCCCCCGCGCGTCCCTGCCGATCGCCCTGGCCATCCAGCAGCTCCAGCAGCTGATGTTCTCCCTGGGCGCGCTGTTCCTGATCCTGCTGATGTTCGGCCAGTACCCGCAGCCGTCGTGGCTGCTGGCGATCCCCGCGCTCACCCTGCAGGCCCTGTTCAACACCGGCCTCTCGATGGTCATGGCCCGGCTGGCCGCGAAGACCCCCGACATCGCCCAGCTGACGCCCTTCCTCCTGCGCACCTGGATGTACGCGTCCGGCGTCATGTGGAGCCTCGACACCCTGCTCACCGCCGACCGGGTACCGCGCCTCGTGCTGCTCGCCCTGGAGTGCAACCCGGCGGCCGTCTACATCGACCTGATGCGCTACGCCCTGATCGACAGCTTCAGCGGCACGCAGCTGCCCCCGCACGTCTGGGCCATCGCCGTGGGCTGGGCCCTGTTCTGCGGCATCGGCGGATTCGTCTACTTCTGGAAGGCCGAGGAGAGGTACGGACGTGGCTGA
- a CDS encoding TylF/MycF/NovP-related O-methyltransferase — translation MSRKTRVLSRPMAWRNAVNGVLQQLTGYQLRRATLPAPRSAPGEPSAVPKQADQPAPKPAAATKAAKKAPQLPADYDDEAKDIIRAVKPYTMTSPERLNAFVLATRHVVKHGIPGDIVECGVWRGGSMQACARTLLSLGETDRGLYLFDTYEGMTPPTAEDLRRDGRPAQELLEAQGKDRPIWAVASLEDVRAGFEQVPYPKDRVHYVQGKVEDTVPERAPEQISILRLDTDWYASTKHELAHLYGRLVSGGVLLIDDYGYWQGSRQAVDEFLEETGEQLLLLRMDEGRIAVKP, via the coding sequence ATGAGCCGCAAAACGCGCGTACTGTCCCGCCCCATGGCTTGGCGCAACGCCGTCAACGGCGTCCTTCAGCAACTCACCGGGTACCAGCTCAGGCGTGCGACCCTGCCCGCTCCCCGCTCCGCCCCCGGGGAGCCGTCGGCGGTGCCGAAGCAGGCGGATCAGCCGGCCCCGAAGCCCGCGGCGGCCACGAAGGCGGCCAAGAAGGCGCCGCAGCTCCCCGCGGACTACGACGACGAGGCGAAGGACATCATCCGTGCGGTCAAGCCGTACACGATGACCTCCCCGGAGCGGCTCAACGCCTTCGTCCTCGCGACCCGGCACGTCGTCAAGCACGGCATCCCCGGAGACATCGTCGAGTGCGGTGTCTGGCGCGGCGGTTCCATGCAGGCGTGCGCCAGGACGCTGCTCTCGCTCGGTGAGACGGACCGCGGCCTCTACCTCTTCGACACGTACGAGGGCATGACCCCGCCCACGGCCGAGGACCTGCGGCGGGACGGCAGGCCGGCCCAGGAGCTGCTGGAGGCCCAGGGCAAGGACCGCCCCATCTGGGCCGTGGCCTCCCTGGAGGACGTGCGGGCCGGGTTCGAGCAGGTCCCGTACCCGAAGGACCGCGTCCACTACGTGCAGGGCAAGGTCGAGGACACCGTCCCGGAGCGGGCGCCGGAGCAGATCTCCATCCTCCGGCTGGACACCGACTGGTACGCGTCCACGAAGCACGAGCTGGCGCACCTGTACGGCCGCCTGGTGAGCGGCGGGGTGCTGCTGATCGACGACTACGGCTACTGGCAGGGATCACGCCAGGCCGTGGACGAGTTCCTGGAGGAGACCGGCGAGCAGCTCCTGCTGCTGCGCATGGACGAGGGCCGCATCGCCGTCAAACCCTGA